In Xiphophorus hellerii strain 12219 chromosome 8, Xiphophorus_hellerii-4.1, whole genome shotgun sequence, the genomic window tttacattcaCAAGTTTTATATtcactttatttgcttgatttcttttttttttcttgcaacattttaatgtcCTAGCAGCACATATGGTTACacttgtttttatgaaaacactTCATAGAATGACTACTTGGaaaatgtaataatgttttCAGCTGGTTATTGtgctaaatatgtttttcccTGTTGCTGTTCTGCTCCTTATGGTGAATTTGCTCCTCAATAGCCTGCTTTCAGCTCATAAACAGACATAACCTTCATAAGAGTGATTAGGTTCCAGACTGTATTTGTTTTACGTGACCGGAAATATTGATAAAGAGTTATATTTGTCTTTCACGAAAGCAAGAGAAAAGTCTTGTCGCCTACTTTTAGCAAGTAGGAACATACATTGTTCTACACAGTTTTCTGGAATCATCCAATgtaaaatttgtaataaatttatttaaaaaatgatttattcctTTTTCTGAGATGTCAGAGAAACTCTTCTCTTGGTGTGCACTGTCTGTCAGCTGGCTCATGATCCAAACAATAAGCACCTGAAAGTTTCTGCCTATTTTAGCATGTCATCCTTCCATATTTTGCTCAAgtatacaaataatttaaaaaaaaacaaataaatgttacaaatcACATTATTATAACtgtaacaaataaaatcttatgtCAGTTTAGCAGTAGCCTAAATCATTGTGGCTTTTTTGTGGTATGTTTAATTGAGGTTATTCTACAGTGAGAGTGTCAGACAGGCCCATGCCTTCTTTCAGACTGATCCCAGGGTTATGAGTGCTTTATTGAAGGACTCATGTTTTATACTAACTTCCATATTTTTACCAGTCTTGGGGCtactttaaattgattaaaatgcTTTGAATAAGTCACCTAATGGAGTGGGCTGAAAGTTCGGCATCGATTCAGCTCTCGATGACTTCCTGTGACCTAGCTggccttgttttttgttggacAGTGATCTGTTTGTTTGAGCCTGCGGATTTTACGCAACTCTCGCAGTCACATGCGCTTTGGGTTTAATTCCCCTGGAATTCACGAGGCCAAGAGACTTAGACAACCCAGCTTCTGTGTGCATGTCTGTGTTCTCCAAGAAAATCACTTCATTGTCCTGTCAGGTGCATTTTTGTTATTAGTTTAAGAGAAGGATGCAACTTCCTGTGGCAAATATGATGGAGTGACTGGCCGAGAGCGATGCAGCCCACTCTGCCCCTCCCTGCTCTGCATCTCTTAGCCATATTGATCATTTCCTGACTCTGTGTCAGTACCGAATTCGTCAGCGGCGGTGACATAAACAGACAGAGGTTTTGTCAATAAGCTGTACTGCCGGTATGGACGGCTGCTGACCCGTTGACCTCTCAGGTCCGGTAAAAGGGGGGCCCACGCTCATTAGGTAATGTGTTCACAAGGGGCTCAGAAATAAAAGTGAGGAAGAAGTTTTCATATAGATGGTAGCCAATATCACATTTAATGTCTGATCAGCAAGTCATAGTTTTTAAACAAGTCAAAGCCAAAACAACCTTTATGTTGCTGTTGATTTTTTCCATTCTCAAGGAAGTTTTATGATTATTCATAATATGTGCGTCAGCTCCTTGCCTGGGTATTGCACATGGCACCGAGATGCTTTTGCTTACAGAGGAGCAGCTGCAAACATGGCCTTCTCCGAGCAGCACAGCGCAGTGAAACCACATTAAAAACACGTCGATATTTCAGCTGAATTATGTGGCTTCATCAGGGGATCGACATGACCCATAAATATACAACCTAAACAGTTCGACTGTGTTTCTCACACACATAATAAACCCATTTCTATCTAATAAGAAGCTTTGTCAATGcgatttagaaaatataaagcTGTAGTCAAGTCACTGGGCCTCTGCGAATGCTCCGTTCTCTCCAACATGAGCCATTTATTACTAATTCAGGGATGGCTAGTGAAGATCTTCCTCATGTTGGTGTCTCCAGGGTGGCCCCGTCGAGATCCTGCCCTTCCTCTACCTTGGCAGCGCCCTTCATGCCTCCAAGAAGGAGGTCCTGGACAGCGTCGGAATCTCCGCCCTGCTGAACGTGTCGGCCGACTGTCCCAACCACTTCGAGGGCACTTACCAGTACAAGTGCATCCCAGTGGAGGacaaccacaaagaagacaTCAGCTGCTGGTTCCTGGAGGCCATCGAGTTCATAGGTCAGTGTCTGACCTATGGGAGTGTGTTTGCATAATGTGACGGGCTGcaatgtttatgttttgctttgtgcTGTGTGGCTTCATCACAGCATGATGAAAATAGcaattttcatcaatattaagggattattgaattaaaacaacatCCTACATCTTCCTGATAAGttatgtttgtcttatttcaagtgtactaaaatatctGCACCGCACACTAGAACAAACACACTCggtaaaatgttgcttttgcaGCGCTTgtaactcatttttgtttttgagtgcATTATGTATTCaagtgtgcttttattttgcatattggTGAGTTAGTGTTAGCATGGTGtctatgcgtgtgtgtgcaggtgAAGGTTGCTGGTATGCGTCATAGTTAGCTGCTGTGGGACTAGAGTCTGACTCATCCGGTGTTACCGAGTGAACAAACGCGATGCTGAAGTTAGCTTTCAATCTGTTTGCATGAGAGTGTCTGTTACAGAGACAAATTAGGGCAAACTATTAAAGAATAGTGAATTTCAATGCCAGTCTACCTCTTGTctaatttgtctgtaaaaaatTGAGAAGATTCTTTAGAagtactgcaaaaataaaatccatcctCATACTTTAAGGTTCAGACTTTGTGCATTCAGCCACACGAGATGAAAAATCTAGTTCTTGTAAATCCTGTAATCAAACCATTACCtaaatcgtttttttttttctttctttttcatgagAAAGTTAGAGCGTGTATGCACACTGAGAGGGAGCCATAAATAGGCCAGAGGAGGAAGTGTAAAAAAGAGAATGATTCAAATGTTGCACTTGTGTGTTTCAGTTACTGTAATGTGATTTGCAGCGTTCTCACTTTGAGGTTAGTTATCGGTTTGAGAGCGCAGAGAGGCATGAAAGTGCGTAGGAGAGAAAAACGACAGCGGTTTTTAGCCGAGGCGTCACTGTACATCTGGTGTGATAGAAGCTACTTGCTGGGTGTAAAAATAATGCACATAAAGGGCGAGGAAAGCGTTAGAGGTTTTAAAGTatgacttattttaaaacacaataaacatttacttttatatttgtaaatgcTATGTGTTTACTAAGAGATTTATTCAGTGGAAAAATGCATTGAAAAAGCAGAGACATTAGATAATTAAAGGAGCCAGTTATAGTGACACTAGGGTTGAGTTGGAAATCTTTTCcccttaaaaactaaaaaattattttgagccTTGTTATctttctgatattaaaatctATTTGATGTTCCTAAACAACTAATAAAGCatgagaaaaaagcaaaacaaagaagtaAGAGTGGACAATACTTTACCATGATAAATTTCATATAATGGTaagaattctgatttattgttatcatgataaattccaattaatggtgtttaaaattccCTCAAAACTATACTTGTTGTCAGGATTGatcattttaccatttttttcaatgaaagtatcaataaatacttatacatttgaaaatacagTTACAGTATGtagtttagtgatataaattaTACTTATTAATGTGATTGGTATCCAAAGAAGTTCATTACTAattggaatgtttttcaagagcattatttgtgtttgtggggctataaTTGTtacttaaaaatacataataaatagttattattgtcacttttatcgttatcacaatagtaccacaaaatatcatgataaaCTTTTAAATCCATATTGCCCACCCTTCCACAGAAGAGATCTGTAGTTTTCCAAATAACTGTAtttcaaaacaggaaagaaaccTGGATCTTGTATCATCATATGTTTTGGTTGGAGATTTGATTGCTTTTATTGTTAGCAGACGTCTCTGAATTTTGATTAATCTGTTTCCCCAGATTCAGTACGAGACTCAAGTGGACGAGTGTTGGTCCATTGTCAAGCAGGCATCTCCCGCTCCGCCACCATCTGCCTGGCCTACCTAATGAAGAGGAAGCGGGTGCGTCTGGACGAAGCCTTCGAGTTCGTGCGCCGCCGCCGCAGCATCATCTCgcccaacttcagcttcatgggccagctgctgcagttcgAGTCCCAGGTCCTCGCCACATCCTGTGCCGCCGAAGCCGCGGCCACAGCGAGCCCGTTGCTCGGACCCAAGTCCACGGTGGCCAACAGCTCGACGGCCGTCACGCCCACGTCTCCGTTCATCTTCAACTTCCCGGTGTCGGTGGTGAACCCGGCCTACCTGCACCACAGCCCCATCACGACCTCACCCGGCTGCTAATGGACAGCTTTACCCCAAATCCTGACTCAAAGTGAGAGCAGACTGGGCTGGAGGAGCTCTCAGTGTCACTGACCTCTGCAGTGTGTCCGTACTTCCACGACACGGAGGCGAGAAGCGTCACGGTGCCTGAAaaggacctttttttttttcttttcttcttcttcttcttcttttttaatttcacaaaccAGCCAACACTCAGTCAGTTTTCACGAGAGATTTATTCCAGTTGACCAAAAACGAAATGTCTTTTCTAGACTTGTTCGTCATTCACACGGAGTGTTGGACTGACATCGACTCAAAGACACACTTTTCTTCCAACATGCACAGAGACACCCcgacacacgcgcacacacacccacagaaaCCTAACACGGTGAGGCCTGAGCAGCAGCGAACCTATCTTCCCCTCTCTCCCA contains:
- the dusp4 gene encoding dual specificity protein phosphatase 4, which encodes MEDLGEMDCTVLKRLLKDDGGRCLVLDCRSFLAFSAGHIRGSVNARCNTIVRRRAKGSVLSLDQVLAGDEEVRGRLRSGMYSVVVLYDERTPDSDSVKEDSTVTLVLNALFRDSQGTLVYLLKGGYDRFYAEYPEFCLKNKSLPSFTSQSSIDSCSSCGTPHNDQGGPVEILPFLYLGSALHASKKEVLDSVGISALLNVSADCPNHFEGTYQYKCIPVEDNHKEDISCWFLEAIEFIDSVRDSSGRVLVHCQAGISRSATICLAYLMKRKRVRLDEAFEFVRRRRSIISPNFSFMGQLLQFESQVLATSCAAEAAATASPLLGPKSTVANSSTAVTPTSPFIFNFPVSVVNPAYLHHSPITTSPGC